In Sphaerospermopsis torques-reginae ITEP-024, the genomic window CTGCACGATGAGGTAAAGGAGTTTGTTGCTCTTTAAAAGGATTATCAGCAGCCCAAACCGCTACCCAATCATAATGTTGAGATAACCATTTAATAATTTTTTGATGTCCCGCAGTTGGTGGATCAGCACTTGTTCCGAATAATGCAATGTTCATAATTTAGGAGTTCAGGAAATAGGTGACAGGTGACAGGTGACAGGTGACAGTAATAAATTAATAATTCCTATTATCTGTGTTCATCTGCGTTTATCTGCGTTCATGATTCATATTGTGATTTCGTCTTATTAGTTAAATTTTGCAGCATTTCCGAAATTTCTACTTTTACAGAAATTGGATTTTCTAAACTTATTGTTTCCTGTGGTAAACTTGCCACAGAAAATGAGCTTCTTTCTCGAATAGTTTGTAAACTTTCTGTTGGTTTTATCTGCTTACCTGATTTCATCACTAACTCTAATAAAGGTTTTTCTTTTCCAGAATTTTCATCTAATAAACCTAATCTATCAGATTGTAATTTACCATCAACAAAAGACCTAAAAATTTGTTTTTTTCCAGGATAAGTAAACTTACCGCTAGACATTTTCATCACGGGAATACCATCAATATCCACAAGTTTATAAACTCCATTTACAGGAGTACCAGTAACTAATTTTGTGCCTAAACCATAACCATCAATTTCCGCGCCTTGATTTTTTAATCTTTGTATTTCCCATTCATCTAAGTCTCCACTGGCGAAAATTGTAATTTGTGGTAGGAGCGATCGCACTTGTTTTGATAAACTAACTAAATCACCAGAATCTAAACGCACCCCAGTTAATGTCATTTCCCCACTATTTACCTTTTTAGCTAACTTTTCAGCAGCAGCAACAGTATCAAAAGTATCAATCAATAAAGGCGCACCTGGAAAATATTGATGAAAAGCTGTAAACGCTTGTTGTTCACTTCCTTCTAAAGCTGATAATGCCATGACTAAGGCGTGAGCCATTGTACCACTGGGTTTTTCACCTAGTTGTAATGCTGCTAACACATTGGAAGTGGCATCTAAACCACCTGCTAAAGCCGCCCTTGCAGCCCATAAAGAGCCTTGAGGACTAAAAGCTCTGCGTGTGCCAAATTCTAAAAGTGTTGCTTTTTCCCCCGCAATATCACGTAATCTAGCCGCCCTGGTAGCGATTAAAGTTTGATAATTAAGTGTATTTAAAAGATAAGTTTCTACTATTTGTGCTTGCCATAAAGGCGCTTCAATTCTTAATAATGGCTCATTAGCAAATACAGCAGTTCCTTCTGGTACTGCCCACACATCCCCAGTAAAACTGCCTTCAGATAATAATGACCAAAAACGCTCAGGTGCATGATCAAATATACCCGTTCTTTGTAAAGCAGCAATTTGGGCGGAATTAAAGCGAAAATTAGCTAAATATTCCAAAGCTTGTGCCAAACCCATCGCTATTAAATAGCCAAAACCTTCAGGTAAGCGCCTGACAAATAATTCAAAGCTGGCTCGTTTTTGTTCTATTCCTTCACCTGTGTAACAAGCTGCCATTGTTAGCTGGTAAAGGTCTGTCAGCAAACTATAATTTTCAGGACAAAGATTCAATTCTGGGTTGTGGTAGCTGTTCTTGTCATCATCAACATCTGCAAAAGCAGTCATCTGAGAGCGTCCTACTAAGAGTGCTTCTCTTATTATGGTAAATTATACCATAATTAATGTCAAGTATGGGAATGAAGATTGCTGAAAAGCTTGCCAATCAAGGCAAATTAATCTTCATATATCTATTATTTCACAGTTTTTAATGGTAATAGGAATAATTATGCCTCTAAAATACCCTATTCGGCGGTAAGAAGTTACAATTATAATTAAATGGAAAAGTTTGAATCTTCAATTAGATAAAGTATTGCAAAGCTATCTAAAAAAACATTGCGTAAAATATCAATATATTGCAAATATGAGCAACCAACAAATATCAGCATTAAAGTAATAGATATCTCAGATAAAGGGCATAAAAAAGGAGTCTTAGATTATGTTTATCTCCAGAATGCTTGCTAGTATGACC contains:
- a CDS encoding nicotinate phosphoribosyltransferase, with the translated sequence MTAFADVDDDKNSYHNPELNLCPENYSLLTDLYQLTMAACYTGEGIEQKRASFELFVRRLPEGFGYLIAMGLAQALEYLANFRFNSAQIAALQRTGIFDHAPERFWSLLSEGSFTGDVWAVPEGTAVFANEPLLRIEAPLWQAQIVETYLLNTLNYQTLIATRAARLRDIAGEKATLLEFGTRRAFSPQGSLWAARAALAGGLDATSNVLAALQLGEKPSGTMAHALVMALSALEGSEQQAFTAFHQYFPGAPLLIDTFDTVAAAEKLAKKVNSGEMTLTGVRLDSGDLVSLSKQVRSLLPQITIFASGDLDEWEIQRLKNQGAEIDGYGLGTKLVTGTPVNGVYKLVDIDGIPVMKMSSGKFTYPGKKQIFRSFVDGKLQSDRLGLLDENSGKEKPLLELVMKSGKQIKPTESLQTIRERSSFSVASLPQETISLENPISVKVEISEMLQNLTNKTKSQYES